Sequence from the Phragmites australis chromosome 11, lpPhrAust1.1, whole genome shotgun sequence genome:
TGCAGACTCcaatttcaacattttttgaatctacggacatctaaaaaaagttacattagtttctcccccactttgttGGGTTCGAAGAACCttttgaggccaaaaataatttgaaagattgagttctcacccacGAAAGTTTTTACACTATTTTCAGAACACGCCTTTGTGTTCATAGTCGTCacaccttatatcaaacttgagcataaaTGTAAAATAGTTTATATTCTAATGctgttgaggtgagaaaaataagagaaaaataaaaaaaaagtatttacgaataccatcattagtgactggacttagtcattagtgacagattacaagttgacctatcactaatgactgccATAGGACGATCCATTACTAATAAGTGGATCATTAGTAATAACTGGCCTATGATGACCAGTCattgatgaccttatcattagtgacgggttataacttgatccgtcactaatgactatctaggacgacccatcactgatgatcttatcattagtgatgggtcacaacttgatccgtcactattatTATTGGTGATAAATCatgttacgatccgtcactaatgaccactcattagtgatggatctatATCCGGTCTCGATCAGAAGGGACATTAGTGGCGTGTCcttattggacccgtcactaataggacacTAGTGACGCGTTTTGAGCAGCAGTCACTAATATGGTGTCTTCTTTGTTGATTTCTTATGTAGTGACTTGATGTACGACACTAGCCCTCCTTGTTTGAAATGATAACTTAACCTGATTATCCATTTACCCGCAGGTAAATACCTTAATAGGGTTAGATATGGATCGTATTTGATACCCACGGGAACGTTCGTGGATGAATAATACTACCTGACGAATAGACGGGTATAGGTATGTGTAAGGCATACATATACCGTAAAACCCGTTTACTCGTTTAACTAGTCTGACAAGTGGGCCCAACCCAATCCTCTAAACCCTAAATCCCTAATCTCCTTCCTAGACGGCCCTTCTCAATACTCAGCGTTAGTCCCACACTCCCATTCCCACCACCGCCAGCCCCATACTCCACAATCCCCGCTCCCAGCACGCGCCACCGCTTCCCAGGTCCTAGCCCTATTGACGCCCAGGCTCTAGGTTAGCGATAATAGAAGATCTAGTCATACCTGCAGGTGACGGGCCCATGGGCGTTCACAGGTATATCCACAGGTGGATAAAAACCGATGGATATGGATATGGGTGAGCATTACACGTACCTGCCACATATGATTGCCATCCCTACTCCTTTTATAGGTTTTTAAATATTCCATGTTGTTACACAAGAACTTAAGATCCGAACTCTTGCACTTATCAAGCATTGATGTTACTAACATAtctgttcttttttacttgttaTTTTGGATACTGACGAGATATATATATGTCTGTGACAATTACTTTCTAAGCATTTGTTGTTCTAATTTGTTGAAAATATAGTCATTTGAAAGTATTTGTTAGGATAAATAATACAtttgttctcaaatagatatcgTTTTAAAATGTGTAGTcaaacttaaaaaaatttgaCCAATATACACACAAAATTGTTAGAATTTGAcacatgcaaatgatattagTGGACTTGCCATGAAGAATACTTTAACAAATTTTAAttagaaataataataataataattaatattaaaatatgAGTATTTGAGATCGTGTTGATGTCATAAATGATAAGTAAAAAATAACATAGATGGtatactaatatttttttcatatgacAAACTCTTAATACTTTTTGTATTTATTAGTGGACAATTTACAAAGTCTGACTGCACACATCTCTAGATgccatctatttgagaacaagTTATACAACAAGGGCCCTATCTTTTCTGTATGGGATAAAATAAATCCATTTTTCCACTATAAGAATCTCTCCTACTTCTGAGTTCTGAAAGCTTCCGCTCATGAATACATAATGGCAGCTTAATGACACGCAACTCCAATACTAGTTCATAGACAGATATGCTGCGTGGTCAGACTGTAGTAATAGTCCACGTCAGTAGTCAAGTCCACTTGTCGGTAGAAAAAAGCTAGTTCCCTGCTGACTGCAGACATTAGCCGTTGGAGTTGGACAGCAGCACCAGCCAGCAGAGTAACGACAACCGTGCCCTGAAGGCGCACGTACGGAGTCATCTCACGGATTCGCTGCAGAAACAGGCCCCGAAGGCGCTCAATCCACCGTGCCCTGCAGCAGCATAGCCTGCCTGTCGTGGGCTCTGCTGCCCGTGGTGCCAGGGCACGAGCCGCATGGAGCCAACGCAACGCCGAGCAAGGCTGGGTGAGTTTGAAACCACTAGCCGTTCCAGGCCCCGTGCGCGCACTCATTTCCCCGTGCGCCAGGCCAGACACCAACGAACGAGCAGGTGCCTTGGGCTCGCCGCCGCGGGCGCGGTTCCCCGATTCGGACGCACATCAAAGCCGAGcaccccccctccccccgcgTCCCCGGTCGCGACGACGCCAACGGCCAGGCGTGGCCGCGGAGCCAACGCCCGCCCAGGTGCTGCGAGCGAGTGCGACACTGCGACCACGGCGCGACGCGGACGTGATACGATACGGTTCTTGGTTGGGGCTCCGTTCCGGTCCGGGCTCCGGCCGGGGTACGGTGCGTACGCTGCGGGGTCAACGTGGCCTCCGTCCGCGGCTCGCGCCACTGGCTGCTGCTGGGCGCGTCCTTGCGTTGGGTGGTTGGGTGGCTGGTAGCAGTGGAAAGCTTTCTGCCGTCCACTGCCCATGGAGTGTGGTTCACCGAAATTTACCGTTGGATCGGTGCGCTCATTGCGACGTTCAGGACCGTGAGTACGGTACCTGGCACTGCACCCGTTTTCTTTTCTCTATACTAGTTCGGCCGTTCGACTGTATGCATCCGTTTTACACCACAGTGATTCGTGCACcgggatagagagagagagaaaaaaaaagagaaatttgaCAAGATCAGGTTAtacttagggtctgtttggtagagcttttttttatctaaattttctGTGAGGTGATTctctggaggaagtgattctgtggctgaaaataattatctgaaataaaatatatgaaggaagtgattctgtacgggaagtgaatcaggagaagctgtttttttcagctccctaaCTTCTAGtctatttcagagaatcactcccacggattccactaagggagctaaaagctgaaagctactGTTTAGCAGAGCTCCTCTGATTCCAGCCGAAAAGCTACTCTGAAAGCTCTGTCAAACAGACTCTTAGTAAACCTTGTTAAATCAGATAATACAGACAGTGACGAAGCTATGCTTCTAACAAGACTAAAACCAATAACTAACCATTTAAACCATATATACCGGGTCACACACTGTTATAGAACAAAAATAAAGCATAAGGCTTACTCTAGTAGCTCCCTCAAAGATCTGTGCTGGCAATGCTGGAGCACTTTTTGTCGATCAAGCAGGTGGCAAACGTCTCTAGCGGACTTGGCTTCAAGTGCTACAGGAATACCGATCAGGTCAAGCGGGCAGCAAGTTTGTGGATGGAAAGAGGATCCCGTAATACTATTCACAGAGGATGTCTATAGGTctaaaaggagaagaagagtaatATAGAAAATATGGTAGCCGCtggtgataaaaaaataaaagatgctataataatattatagataaTAGATTTTTGCAATATCTATTAAAGATGTCCTAACAATACATAATTGTGATAATATTTCACGTACATGATTAATGGCGCAACAAACTACATTAGGACACGAAGTGATACTAAAGTAATTGCCTAATCAATGAACATTTGGTTGATCCAAAACTCTATAACATCCATAATGTTTGGATCCATTTCCTCAATCGGTCTTTGAAGCTTGGGATCGGGGATAATGTTATTGGGTACAACATGAGGATTATTTTTACTTGACATTAGTATTATTAGCTCTGATTCTTACTATTTCTAGTTCTAGAGAAGATTGGCTAAATCGGATTACAGAGTCAGAAGCACTATAAAAAGCCAATATCTTGGTCCTCTTCATTATGTAATTATAGTACAAAGTTACTACATGATGCACTGAAGGTACAATAAGATTTCAATGTGTGCTAGGATTCAAATAATCAAACTTCAGTTAAATTGGAGAAGGGATGGGGACTGGGGAGCAACAATCTAAAAGGGATGGTCTGATGGAGCTACGTCGTGACAGCCGATTGACTCCATGGGGGTTGGCCTCTTGCTGGAGATGCGTGGGTGCAGCTGCTATAGTGGTGTCACCGCTAGCCGTGGTCGTCGGCTCATGGTCGCTCCTGGGCTCCTAGCCTCCTCCGATGGCACGGCTAGGGTTCAGACTTCAGCCGTACAGGTCTGTATGGCGAGacgagagcaagagagagatcGACGCGAGGTTATGAGTGAGCGACTGAGAACAAGGTCTGagtgtgatttttttataatttttaaactaaaaattataaatatatgtatctattttaaaattttgtaaaactataCTCCTATCACTAGTTGATAATTAAAAAAGTGACAGTCTATTTGTATCTTAAAAAGTAGCATGTATCTTAATATGTAACATGTTGTAGCCAAGATACGAGAGGAACAACTTATTATGAAATAGGGATTTGCATTGACGTAAGCAATCaaccgctgcactgctcgtacTCATGCAGGCTTTGTTTGCCACGCAAACAAATCGGAAGCTTGCGGCTGTTAACCATTCGAACATCACTTATTAGTTAGGGTTCGTGACTCGTGAGAAGGACGTTGTACGAACCATCAAGCAACCAAAGAGTGATGAGTACCTAATATTCCCTGCCATTTTATATAGTTTTTGCCAAGTCGTGGCAGAAGATTCCTGAACAGCTGAAGCCAGAACTGATAAAAAATGGAGTATGGCTCAGCTTCTATCTGTGAAAAGctataatctaaaataaatagacTGATTTATTactgtttttaaaaaattaaaaagttaatttttgataaaataaattaaaagctgatAAGTTAAATgagagtgattttttaaaaagccAGTGCGTTTAGAACTTaaaaatttctcataaaaatTAACAATTTTTCTCATAAGTTATAAACAGCTTTCAGCAAAAACTCTGGACCAAACATAACAATATATACAGCTGCCAGAGACAAGTTAGCTCCATGTGCGCTGTGTGCATTGCACCATGGCCGGAGATGAGGATCCTGTTTGGCACTTagattaagattttttttaatagcaGGTTAAATCTAGCTTAAGAAATCTTAAATTTAGAGCTATAGATGGGTTAGAGGTATTTAGTTAAGCTATTTAGTTTTCATTTTAATCTAGCATAGATCTCAGAGTTAAAATTATACCAAACAAAACTGAGAAATGTGAGAATTAGTGGCATATATGAGGAAATAGGGActctttctattcttcttctttttttttctcttcttcctttttctcttcttttatttACTTATTCTTCCTCCACTATGCTTAAAAAATTGAAGGAGAGTTTGGAGGCTCAAAGTGCTCCCATATGTTATACCATCTTCAActatattcattttattttctttctgattCTCTCCTcgttcttatttcctttattttctcttatctccaacagcttttcTTCGAAGGGAATTgtgaaaagaaaggagagagaattacGTCCTGAAAGAAATGACTTTGAGAATCTTTTCGTGACAGAAACCGTGAAAAAAAACCCGTTGATacgctaaaaaaaaaaatcccttcgtgaagaGATTTTAAACCTTAAAGAAAAATCGTTAGAAATGGTCTAAAAGGGCTTAAGCCCCTTGCCTCCCAGGTAGATCCGCCGCTGGCGAAGACAGCGCAGTGTAGCTAGATTATGCCATCTCTAGCAGATACTCTAAAATTTTATCCTCTGTaccactattacagcatcccctaatactattacagcatcccctattttttctatctccaacagctattcTATTTTCTACATTTCATTACTCTCCTTCTCTCCTCAAACCCACATCCATACACTATATACAGTAATAGAGGCTACCTTTTCCGGCTCTAAATTTGCTGCCGCTCAGAGCCGTCCGTATCACTGTGCCGCTAGTTGCCCTCTCTGCTGGAGTGCTTATCCGTCCTCCCGATCGGCAAAAACGTGAACAGCGATGACAGCACAGTATTTTGCAGTCACTGCTGGAGTCAGCCTTATAGACAGCTCTGCACCTGGAGATGAGGATGACGGAGGATTAGGGCTTTGCCTGTCATGCTCTAATGATTGGTTCGTTTCGGACCATCAGATTAAGAAAGCAAACATGCAGAAACGACTAGAAACCGCAGCAGCTCCGGATATGCTTTTCAATGCTTGTTTGGACATTGTACAATTACACAGCTCAAAAACAGGCCTAATAATTTATAGGGCCTATTGAAAGTTATAGTGACGATTTTACATCCCCCTCAGTTCTCATCAACCACAAATATGTCAATGCACCTCACGAGGCCGACGTTTCCTTTGTAGGAGAAACCATggttgagattttttttctggACACAACTAATTTTTAGTGGACTGTCCAATCACGATATGATGATCTAGTGATAGTCTTTTTCTCCATCTTTTCTGCTCGCTTTCAGCATTCGACGCTTGCTCCCCTACCTCCCGCCTGCCTGCTCCCATCTCCGGTGGCGTCCCTTCGCCTGGTCCACCGTCTCCACCCCGCAGCGCTAAATTGATTTTGCCGGTGCCATCGATGATGCTCCTCCATCCTAAACCCATCCACTTGTCCTTCACCACCCGCGGCTGGCGGCACATCGTCTCACCTCTCCGCCCGCTGACCGTCGTCTCCGTCAGACTTACTTGCCTCTCTCGAACCCATTTCTAAGCCGGACAACATGAATCACCCCTCTCCTAACCTGAaggtacattttttttttacacaatTTAGATTTGTAAGGCATATCAGAGGTCTTAGGAGGAGACAGTAATAATTATTGGGGATCAATTTACGGTactaagagcaactccaacagaTCATCTATAATACACCATCCATATCCCCATATGGATTGCTATCTATAAAGATTCCTCCTTCATATTACTCCATCACTCCAACAGCACATCCATATTTCATCTTCTatattctcttttctattttttaatagtattctataactgacaataattttagaaattagtacattagtttatatgaatattcataaattttttgtgatttttgggaattaaatttatgccctaaaaattcaaggaaagtacaaaaatactcaaatttagagattttttatttaaaatttgtaagagatttttagtGGGAatcagttaaaatgggttctttgttatttattttattagtataaAAATTGGTGTGATTTTAGGAGCTCAATAAAATcactttttgaatttttgaaagagaagagaagaaataaagttttgaagcaaaagctactgcttctctctgtctctctacAGGAGGATGGCGGGGGGAGAACGCACGCCACATCTGGCGTGTGTGATCGTGTAAATGGCGTGTCCGATAAAATAGAGTGTTGGATAGAGGGTCTCTTGGAGACtcttttttgaagaaaatagatgAAGGAGGGAATAAAGGATGGAATAGAAGgactcttggagatgctctaagcaCACTTTAATGCTCCAGCTATAAAATCTTAGCAGCAAACTTATGGTCCGTTACCAGCTCACTGAAATCCGTTCTCTTTCAACTTTCATCAGCAACTAATAAATGCATCCTCCAagatccaaccatccaaaaaacTCTGACCACAAAAGGATCACAAAATTGGAAACCACAGGAGATGAGAAGCCGTTCTCAAAATTCTCAAAGATGACGGCCCCTTTGAGCCGCCCAcccactctctccctcctgctCGTCTCGACTCCCTCCCCATCCATTCATCATCCTCCTCTAAACCCATCGCCTTCCCACGCACAAAccacctttcttttcttctccttgtgcTCTCCTCTCCATCAAGTGAAGTCTTATCCCTCCACTAATACCCTCTCcgttccttctcccacctcccaACCTCTTGTCTCAGTTCACATCACCTTTGCTTCGCCTAGGCTTTGCTTTCGTGCCGTCCTTCAACTCAAGAAGCCAACAAGTCCAAGCAAGCCTCCAGTTTCAGCAAACAAAGAACTTGGAGAAAGAAACCTTTGATCCGAAGAGACCAAGGAGAAATCCAGGGGGAGGATTAAGCTCTAGCCTCTGAGAAGAGAAAGAATCcaagaagccgccgccgccgccgccgaggaagTAGCAGCCATGGTGCGGAGCAAAGAGGTGCCCAAGAAGAAGCCCAAGGACCCGCTCCTGACCCCTCTGTCCAAGCCCAGGGGCGGCTTCCTGGACGAGGGTCGGCCCAGGAACCGCGGCGGCACGGCCATCTCCCCGACGCCGGCGTCGGTGCCCAACTACATGAGGGGCACAAGCAGCTCCGACGCCAAGACAGGGCGCCGCGCGCGGCCGGCAACGGCGGCAGCGTCGGCGTCGGCCGCGAGGCGGAGGTCGGCGGTGCGGGTGGTGACCAGGGGAAAAGTGCTGTTCCCGGAGGTGTCGGCACCCTGCTCCGGCTCCGGCGGCCTGGGCCGCGCCACTTGCTCGTCTACGATGAAGGAGGCCAAGTTCCCCACCGCGCTGGACCTCGCGCCGGGGGCCACCGACGCCGAGGGCCCCGCGGCGATGCGGGTGTGCCCGTACACCTATTGCTCCCTCAACGGGCACACGCACGCGCCGGCGGTGCCGCTCCGGAGCTTCCTCGCGTCGCGGCGGCGGCTCATCAAGACGCAGCAGAGCATGAAGCTCAAGGGCATCTCGGCCTTCCGCAAGAAGTCAGGGGACAAgaacggcggtggcggcgcaaAGGTCGCGCCTTTGATCGACGAGGAGGCGGTCGGTGACTTCTTCGTTGAGGTGTACGCCGGCCCGAGGGTGAGCTCGGACATGAGCTGCAGCGACATGTCCTTGGACGAGATGGACGACACGGTGAGGAGGATGGAGTTCGTCGTTTTCGATCGGTGCGGCACCGACGAGGATAACGAGAAGGGGAAGGATCTTGCTGTTTGCCGTGATGCAGAGCGTCTCCCAAGGTTGGAGGAGAGGCATGATACGTGCAGGGACAGTTTATCAGAGTGCAGCGGTGCAGACATCGCCGGCGATTTCGTCGAGGAGTTGCCATGGACGAAGTACCACGGCTACGAGTATGATAGTTTGGATGACGAGATCTCCAAAGAACAGAGGGTGAGAAATGAGGAGACTGGTGGAGCAGAGATTTCTGAGGAGCAAGAAGATGAAGGAGCATCTGGTAGATGGGCCAATGAGTGCGACGATGATGCTGACGAAAAACAAGAAGCAAATGATGAGGAGAACATCTTGGATTCAGCCCGTGAAACGGAAATCGTCGCAGAGCATGCTTGCAGGGTGGAGGCCTGCGAGGAGCCGGATGGAAGAGATGAAGGGACAGCAGAAGAGATCTCTGATGATGTCTATAAATCGGAGATTCCTGACGAAGAAGTAGCAGGAAGGGCGGCCAATATCCTGGAAGAGAGCTGCGGAGAGGAGACTTCAGCGGATCGAGAAGCAAAAGATGATGAGTTCAGCGTGGAATCTGACGGTGAATCAGAGGTCACCGAGGAGCAGGACGTGAAGGATGAAGACAGCACGCTAGATGATGGCTCTGAAATGGAGATTTCTGAGGATACTATCGCCAGGGATGGACGCAGAGAGGATTTCTCAGAGGAAGTAACCTCCAGAGTTGTCCCAGAAGGTGAAGTTTCTCAGATCGATGCAATTAGTTTTCCATATGTTGACACCCAGAAACTAATAATTGATGACCATGCGTTTAATCCAGATGATGGCACGGGAAACAAGGATTTTGAACAATATGTCAGCATTGCGGATGATGTAGTCGAACAAGATGGCAACCCTGCAAATGGCCAAAATGATGCTCAAAAGGAAATGGGTATCACTGAAGGCAAACTTGAAGT
This genomic interval carries:
- the LOC133883912 gene encoding calmodulin binding protein PICBP-like translates to MVRSKEVPKKKPKDPLLTPLSKPRGGFLDEGRPRNRGGTAISPTPASVPNYMRGTSSSDAKTGRRARPATAAASASAARRRSAVRVVTRGKVLFPEVSAPCSGSGGLGRATCSSTMKEAKFPTALDLAPGATDAEGPAAMRVCPYTYCSLNGHTHAPAVPLRSFLASRRRLIKTQQSMKLKGISAFRKKSGDKNGGGGAKVAPLIDEEAVGDFFVEVYAGPRVSSDMSCSDMSLDEMDDTVRRMEFVVFDRCGTDEDNEKGKDLAVCRDAERLPRLEERHDTCRDSLSECSGADIAGDFVEELPWTKYHGYEYDSLDDEISKEQRVRNEETGGAEISEEQEDEGASGRWANECDDDADEKQEANDEENILDSARETEIVAEHACRVEACEEPDGRDEGTAEEISDDVYKSEIPDEEVAGRAANILEESCGEETSADREAKDDEFSVESDGESEVTEEQDVKDEDSTLDDGSEMEISEDTIARDGRREDFSEEVTSRVVPEDDGTGNKDFEQYVSIADDVVEQDGNPANGQNDAQKEMGITEGKLEVASEETAIVQPTDQDGTVDGVEDGLKELESTTCKLEEASEESGIAQESNSDVISTCVNDGDQMEPENTACISKDASKESGVTQESNLIDNAEYVTDGAEMGPEITGFKLEDASEDTCIDQETVEDDDSTCVNNDAQIDLEITKCNSEDSSNESVTTHEDDHSDSSANVSADAKKTVEDDDSACISDDAQNDLEITKCKSEDASKESVTTLEADQNDSSANVSSDDQNASDLTATELAVIAISEDTENESKLSTCKSEDVFEEFVIVQEASHDDASAYVNYSTQNESEVTTCESEGAQKESDVIQEDEDEDNSAGAPKKSEITACESGDNSEKSAMPQEADGHVNTIDASDSTPKDVTMPKYDAHTTEETNQSSKVQILEHKYDCSAEGHAEPQNIPAEFTDAKEPSIDDICGAFSGMTLKGDVYFDPAESATCPRNKLIISRRRRTPEEEEYLRDFNPRAPNFLPLELDPDAEKVDLKHQMMDERKNAEEWMIDYALRRALTNLAPARKKKVELLVQAFETVLPHDEDDKKSITPTRSVQICN